In one window of Osmia lignaria lignaria isolate PbOS001 chromosome 11, iyOsmLign1, whole genome shotgun sequence DNA:
- the LOC117603980 gene encoding odorant receptor 49b-like, translated as MSRMRRKCEGEVSYLKETMEEETTIKDLSIHAVTILLKFAATWLTNNNVEELSRRLWLLFIATSYFISIFVNISDIYHSWGDINQCVFASINVGCILLAMCKLTMINYHRKDFVEIILYAKRNFWHCNYDSQELVYVTECRFMCTLWMIFVYVLVLGCVVTYGVMPITQSIGANESERLLPFNMWVDLPLTETPYYELMYAYQVFNVLTNITLIIIFIDLLLIKLLCANLIAIGYISTDACLCILNMHMVCQFRILQHRLLSLWDSVNEKMDIVEYTQHCYDELRSCVHQHQLLIDYCAKLENVYTIMNAAHLLVCSILFSFDFYEIFLNLQTSVYRIFCAIYFQADISVTQTVNSILHLIGTFIHVVIFTYSCHGLIEESEKLVTTIYSGLWTILPMNKVGKSLRKNMRLIMLRSLRPCCLTAAGFFPVTLETATTIMSTTLSYFTMIKETTT; from the exons AATGCGAAGGCGAGGtgagttatttgaaagaaaccaTGGAGGAGGAAACAACGATCAAAGATCTTTCTATCCACGCAGTTacgattttattgaaatttgcaGCAACTTGGCTTACGAATAATAACGTCGAAGAACTTAGTAGAAGACTCTGGTTGCTCTTTATTGCTACTTCGTATTTTATTAGTATATTCGTAAACATATCTGATATATATCACTCCTGGGGTGATATAAAC CAGTGCGTGTTTGCAAGCATTAACGTGGGTTGTATCTTGTTGGCGATGTGCAAGCTGACGATGATAAATTATCATAGAAAGGATTTCGTAGAAATTATTTTGTACGCAAAACGAAATTTCTGGCATTGCAATTATGATTCGCAGGAACTGGTCTACGTTACTGAGTGTCGTTTTATGTGTACATTATGGATGATCTTCGTATACGTTTTAGTTTTAGGTTGTGTAGTCACCTATGGAGTAATGCCGATTACTC AGTCTATTGGAGCGAATGAATCGGAAAGATTACTTCCGTTCAATATGTGGGTCGATTTGCCTTTAACTGAAACACCCTACTACGAACTAATGTATGCTTATCAG gtattcaacgtgttaacgaaTATcacgttaataataatttttatcgatTTATTGTTAATTAAGTTGCTGTGTGCGAACTTAATTGCCATTGGGTACATTTCTACGGACGCTTGCTTGTGCATCCTGAATATGCACATGGTCTGCCAATTTCGCATATTACAACACAGATTGCTATCACTTTGGGATTCTGTTAACGAAAAGATGGATATCGTCGAATACACCCAACATTGTTACGACGAACTGAGAAGCTGCGTTCATCAGCATCAATTACTTATCGATTACTGCGCTAAGCTTGAAAATGTATATACTATAATGAATGCCGCGCATCTGTTGGTTTGTAGTATATTATTTAGTTTCGACTTTTACGAGATATTTTTG AATTTACAAACATCAGTGTATCGAATATTTTGCGCTATTTATTTTCAGGCAGACATATCCGTTACGCAAACAGTCAACTCCATTCTTCATCTGATCGGAACGTTCATTCATGTCGTTATCTTTACGTACAGTTGTCACGGCTTGATAGAGGAAAGCGAGAAACTCGTTACGACTATTTACTCTGGATTATGGACCATTTTGCCAATGAACAAAGTTGGAAAATCTTTGCGGAAAAACATGCGATTAATCATGTTGAGATCATTACGACCATGTT